A genomic stretch from Psilocybe cubensis strain MGC-MH-2018 chromosome 1, whole genome shotgun sequence includes:
- a CDS encoding Taurine hydroxylase-like protein SAT17: protein MTALVERVTDLLSSNLSISSPEAATTRTAATTESIEAPVSGSQQPDIEYHPDEAKWKARTARRLAEDPTLPQQSLPEGFPKHLDSPLVWEGKDWTEASQWEYTLTAEHLKEIDDAVKHFRALDKPFGYISPATFPLPTLAPVLSELAHELHNGRGFFVLRTIPVDSYSREDNILIYAGISSYVGGKRAVQDAGNIVVGHIKDLSDTNPLKTIGAPAYTTDKQVFHTDIGDIISLFVLETAAQGGTSRISSSWRVYNELAETRPDLIRTLAEPWPFDTFGVGDGYTKRPLLFYHDSKIIIQYARRVFTGYLGLPRSQGIPPITEAQAEALDAIHFLAEKHSLGLSFQKGDIQYINNLSIFHGRDGYVDAPDRRRHLLRLWPRNEELAWKIPDELQHVWKRLYETATPDNEQFPLEPEILKKTKGGAVPFELFVLSSI from the exons ATGACCGCCCTTGTTGAACGCGTCACTGATCTACTAAGTTCCAATCTTAGCATTTCCTCTCCGGAGGCGGCAACGACTAGAACTGCAGCGACGACTGAATCCATAGAGGCACCTGTATCTGGCTCACAGCAACCTGACATAGAGTATCACCCAGACGAAGCGAAATGGAAGGCCAGAACTGCCCGCCGCCTTGCGGAGGACCCTACGCTTCCTCAGCAATCGCTTCCAGAAGGGTTCCCGAAGCACCTTGATTCACCTTTGGTTTGGGAGGGAAAGGACTGGACTGAGGCTTCGCAGTGGGAGTATACATTAACTGCCGAACACTTGAAAGAAATCGATGATGCTGTCAAGCATTTCAGAG CATTGGATAAGCCTTTCGGTTACATATCCCCTGCCACATTTCCCCTTCCAACTTTGGCCCCCGTTTTGTCCGAATTAGCACACGAGCTTCACAATGGGCGTGGTTTCTTTGTCCTTCGGACCATTCCAGTGGATTCGTACTCTCGAGAAGACAATATTCTCATATACGCGGGCATTTCCTCCTATGTTGGCGGTAAACGTGCTGTTCAGGATGCTGGCAATATCGTCGTTGGCCACATCAAGGATTTGAGCGATACAAACCCACTCAAAACCATTGGCGCGCCTGCTTATACCACCGACAAGCAAGTTTTCCACACTGACATCGGTGACATAATATCCCTCTTTGTCCTTGAAACCGCTGCTCAAGGAGGAACATCGCGAATAAGCAGTAGCTGGAGAGTTTATAATGAGCTCGCTGAGACTAGACCAGATCTTATCAGAACTCTGGCTGAGCCGTGGCCTTTTGATAC TTTCGGGGTAGGTGATGGATATACAAAGCGGCCCTTGCTTTTCTATCACGACTCCAAAATTATTATTCAGTATGCACGTCGTGTCTTTACTGGATATCTCGGCCTTCCGCGTTCACAAGGCATCCCACCCATCACTGAGGCGCAAGCAGAGGCACTGGATGCCATTCACTTCCTCGCCGAGAAGCATTCACTCGGCCTCAGCTTCCAAAAAGGTGACATACAATACATCAATAATCTCAGTATCTTCCATGGAAGGGATGGATATGTTGATGCACCAGACCGTCG TCGTCATCTCCTTCGCCTGTGGCCCCGCAACGAAGAACTCGCATGGAAGATTCCAGACGAACTCCAGCATGTCTGGAAGCGACTTTACGAAACTGCAACCCCAGACAACGAACAGTTCCCCCTGGAACCTGAAATTCTTAAGAAAACGAAGGGAGGTGCAGT CCCCTTCGAGTTGTTCGTCCTTTCGTCAATATAA
- a CDS encoding Peroxiredoxin-like 2C, whose product MKNLKELPDQKTLEEAGNCDILDIDGNKVKFSTIFAEQKTIVVFIRHFFCGVSNKPLYVEALASVPEEALTQASTRIVVIGCGGYGPIKSYKEATKFNGLFFADPSLKLYHALGMDIESLEKTPVGEVKRSYLTLSAFSNLMMSLWRGPFKHPWQVGKQGKFTQLGGEFILGPGSTCLFASRMKHTEDHVEVKDLMKEAGVVY is encoded by the exons ATGAAAAACTTAAAGGAGCTTCCTGATCAAAAGACACTTGAAGAAGCAGGAAATTGCGACATACTTGATATTGACGGCAACAAGGTCAAGTTCAGCACAATCTTTGCCGAGCAAAAAACGATTGTTGTGTTCATAA GACATTTCTTTTGCGGGGTGAGTAACAAGCCA CTATATGTAGAGGCTCTGGCATCGGTACCGGAAGAGGCGCTGACTCAGGCAAGCACTCGAATTGTGGTGATAGGGTGCGGAGGTTATGGCCCAATTAAGTCTTACAAGG AGGCAACCAAATTCAACGGGCTTTTTTTCGCAGACCCGAGTCTGAAGCTATATCATGCACTAGGAATGGACATCGAAAGCCTCGAGAAAACTCCAGTTGGCGAAGTAAAAAGGAGCTATCTAACACTTAGCGCTTTTTCAAATCTCATGATGAGCCTCTGG AGGGGACCATTTAAGCATCCATGGCAGGTCGGAAAGCAAGGGAAATTCACTCAGCTGGGAGGAGAGTTTATTCTTGGACCAG GATCGACATGCCTATTCGCTTCTCGAATGAAGCATACCGAGGACC ACGTCGAGGTAAAAGACTTGATGAAAGAGGCTGGGGTAGTTTATTAG
- a CDS encoding Peroxisomal membrane protein LPX1 has product MNIDTFAFEAPSNLKIAAKRYSYSNDQGRRSGLTLLFMHCVGSHKEQWEPIIDRLFHIERTEGVYFLREAWAFDWQSHGDSAVLNREALKSMHGVISAYEWTTAVAWFVKSPLMNGHRIVPVGHSAGAAVSIHLTNSISPERFASIVLVEPTISTKPVFDSHREDRMARIDFAVAATKTRRDHWRSREQAFDYFRKRIPWDTWDERVVRLMAKHALEDSPDGGVRLKWDKQHEAVSYLDMDPHFVGAIQLAKVCHSVPIHVIWGTQGDLVPEFIQESLSDASEGRVVASVTKIEDAGHMVVQEQPDLVANALANILRPLAKFPRAKL; this is encoded by the exons ATGAACATTGACACTTTTGCGTTCGAAGCGCCCTCTAACTTGAAGATAGCTGCGAAGCGATATTCATACTCAAACGATCAAGGTCGCCGCTCTGGACTGACTTTACTGTTCATGCATTGCGTCGGATCTC ACAAGGAGCAATGGGAGCCCATCATAGACAGGCTTTTTCACATCGAAAGGACGGAAGGTGTTTATTTTCTGAGAGAGGCATGGGCATTCGACTGGCAGAGTCATGGTGACTCGGCGGTATTGAATCGGGAGGCGTTGAAGAGTATGCATGGGGTCATCT CTGCCTATGAATGGACCACCGCCGTTGCTTGGTTTGTCAAGTCTCCGTTGATGAATGGACATCGTATTGTTCCTGTTGGCCATTCAGCGGGAGCCGCAGTTTC AATACATTTAACAAACTCTATTTCACCAGAAAGATTCGCATCCATCGTTCTTGTAGAACCAACAATCTCAACAAAACCGGTCTTTGATTCCCACCGGGAGGACCGAATGGCCAGAATCGATTTTGCCGTCGCCGCTACCAAAACCAGACGTGATCATTGGCGTTCGAGGGAGCAAGCTTTCGACTACTTCAGGAAGCGTATACCATGGGATACTTGGGACGAACGTGTTGTGCGTCTTATGGCT AAACACGCCCTCGAGGACTCGCCTGACGGCGGAGTGAGATTGAAATGGGACAAACAGCACGAAGCTGTGTCCTATCTTGACATGGATCCTCATTTTGTAGGCGCAATTCAATTGGCTAAAGTCTGCCATTCCGTGCCCATTCATGTTATCTGGGGAACTCAAGGAGACCTTGT GCCTGAATTCATCCAAGAATCGTTAAGCGATGCTTCGGAAGGCCGTGTTGTGGCATCCGTTACCAAGATTGAAGATGCCGGACATATG GTGGTCCAGGAACAGCCCGACTTGGTCGCCAATGCTCTCGCCAATATCCTCAGACCTTTGGCAAAGTTTCCAAGGGCGAAACTCTGA
- a CDS encoding 2-oxoglutarate-dependent dioxygenase (2-oxoglutarate-dependent dioxygenase FG08081), with product MPALAYPPFPDDVPTHPLLVIDYELIKARDAGEIERLWEAGTKLGFWYLKNHGADEFVDRMFTLGAEVMALPTEEKMKFEQGDDGMSFGYKAAGANAVDATGERDTVEFLNVAKDDALAWPKQARRAYPETVNAQMHTTVVPFVKKSLEVNNTLLEVFNDRLGLPAGTLLRFHSAEEYSGSEARLIKNPPISNLNKQAIGSHTDFGTLSFLHNRLGGLQVFVPGAESWQYVKPIPNHAICNIGDALAIFSGGILRSNLHRVVPPPGQQSGLERWSLVFFTRPGNSSVLTALTQDSPTIAESVRSAPPGKYETGSTAFEWFSRRIKNQRINNRKGPETWMASRGTEQIEV from the exons ATGCCCGCCTTAGCATATCCACCTTTCCCTGACGATGTACCTACCCACCCGCTCCTTGTAATTGATTATGAACTCATCAAGGCTCGGGATGCTGGAGAAATAGAAAGATTATGGGAAGCTGGAACGAAACTTGGATTTTGGTA CCTGAAGAACCATGGTGCAGACGAGTTTGTGGACAGAATGTTTACGCTTGGGGCCGAGGTTATGGCCTTACCGACGGAAGAGAAGATGAAGTTCGAACAAGGAGATGATGGGATGTCATTTGG CTACAAAGCTGCGGGCGCAAACGCAGTCGACGCCACAGGGGAACGCGACACAGTTGAATTCCTCAATGTTGCAAAGGATGACGCTTTGGCGTGGCCCAAACAGGCCAGAAGAGCGTACCCAGAGACAGTGAATGCCCAAATGCATACGACGGTCGTACCATTCGTCAAAAAGTCGCTGGAGGTGAATAACACGCTTCTTGAGGTGTTTAACGATCGACTTGGCCTCCCCGCCGGTACGCTCCTTCGCTTCCATTCTGCTGAGGAGTATAGTGGAAGTGAAGCTCGGCTCATCAAAAACCCGCCCATCTCTAATCTAAACAAGCAAGCCATTGGGAGCCACACTGATTTTGGAACACTT TCGTTCCTTCACAATCGCTTAGGAGGTCTCCAAGTATTCGTCCCAGGTGCCGAGTCATGGCAATACGTTAAG CCTATTCCCAACCACGCGATATGCAATATCGGTGATGCATTAGCTATCTTCAGTGGAGGTATCCTCCGCTCTAACTTGCACAGAGTGGT ACCTCCGCCAGGCCAGCAGTCTGGACTTGAACGCTGGTCACTTGTGTTCTTTACGAGACCAGGCAACTCGTCCGTATTGACGGCACTGACACAAGACAGTCCCACGATCGCTGAATCCGTCCGCTCAGCACCTCCTGGAAAGTATGAAACCGGATCTACCGCGTTCGAATGGTTTTCTAGGAGGATCAAGAACCAGCGTATCAATAACAGAAAA GGACCAGAAACCTGGATGGCGAGTCGTGGAACAGAACAAATCGAAGTTTGA
- a CDS encoding putative NAD-dependent malic enzyme 2, with product MAALNVHKPANLIPALRIALRGHALLENPRFNKGTGFTLKERKTFGLEGRLPYRTNSLDEQCERAYAQLNQRDTPIRKNTFLQSLKDQNWVLYYSLLARHLKELIPIIYTPTEAEAIASYSHVFRRSDGLFLSYPDEDIMEEMFLEQTRGRDIELIVVTDAEAILGIDASSLIGGIDPSKSLSVTLDVGTNNEDLLNDPLYVGWPERRIRGEDYDRFVDKFVQLVRKYHPHCLLHFEDFGVTNAHRILDRYRDTHAVFNDDIQGTGAVTLACIMSAIRVSSRGRESASSPTKKKLSDQRYILFGAGSAGMGIAVQLRDAIVSADGLSRAEANRLFWMIDRVGLLHENLRDQSVTEHTREFVRPADEGWGEDEEHVSLLQVVKKVRPTVLIGCSTSAGAFSKEVVEAMMDGLDEGAHPIILPLSNPSRLAEAVPKDLMHWTNGRALIATGSPFESVKMKVDGKDMEFFIAECNNALIYPGLGFGSILSNSRKVTDTMLIAGAKRLAALSPAISSTDDGEYNGASLLPDFGDSPQVNFEVGVTVAEQAVREGTSTADWSGSTDEEREKAVQEVRRRAEKMVWVPIYPEYIYDPSGLNDA from the exons ATGGCTGCTCTCAACGTTCACAAACCCGCAAACCTCATACCCGCCCTCCGCATAGCCCTGCGCGGGCACGCTCTCCTCGAGAACCCACGGTTCAACAAAGGAACCGGGTTCACACTCAAAGAGCGGAAAACCTTCGGACTGGAGGGGCGGCTTCCGTATAGGACAAACAGCCTCGACGAGCAATGTGAGCGCGCGTACGCACAGCTCAATCAGCGGGACACCCCGATACGCAAGAACACGTTTTTACAGAGTTTGAAAGATCAGAACTGGGTGCTGTATTACTCGCTGCTGGCGCGTCACCTCAAGGAGCTGATCCCCATTATCTATACGCCCACTGAA GCAGAGGCTATCGCATCCTACTCCCATGTTTTTCGTAGAAGCGATGGATTATTCTTGTCGTACCCTGATGAAGATATTATGGAGGAGATGTTTCTCGAGCAGACTCGCGGACGCGATATTGAATTGATTGTGGTTACAGATGCAGAGGCTATCCTCGGCATTG ACGCGTCTAGTCTTATTGGTGGAATCGATCCGTCCAAGTCTCTCAGCGTCACACTAGACGTGGGTACGAACAACGAGGACCTTCTGAATGATCCTCTGTACGTG GGTTGGCCAGAGAGGCGCATTCGAGGAGAAGATTATGACAGATTTGTCGACAA ATTTGTTCAACTTGTTCGGAAATACCATCCTCATTGTCTTTTGCACTTCGAGGACTTCGGAGTAACCAATGCACACCGGATTCTTGACCGATACCGTGACACTCATGCGGTATTTAACGATGATAT TCAGGGGACGGGGGCTGTAACCCTTGCTTGTATAATGTCAGCAATCCGTGTCTCCAGCCGAGGTCGCGAATCTGCTTCATCGCCCACTAAAAAGAAGCTCTCCGACCAGCGCTACATACTTTTCGGCGCAGGCTCTGCGGGCATGGGCATCGCAGTGCAGCTGCGCGACGCCATCGTCTCCGCCGACGGGCTCTCCCGCGCCGAAGCCAATCGGCTTTTCTGGATGATCGACCGCGTTGGACTCCTACACGAGAACCTGAGGGACCAAAGCGTCACTGAACATACGCGAGAGTTTGTCAGGCCAGCTGATGAGGGTTGGGGAGAGGATGAGGAGCATGTCTCACTTTTGCAGGTTGTGAAGAAGGTTAGGCCGACGGTGTTGATTGGATGTTCGACCTCTGCGGGCGCGTTCTCAAAGGAGGTTGTTGAGGCGATGATGGATGGGTTGGATGAGGGTGCTCATCCGATCATCTTACCACTGTCGAACCCTAGCCGGTTGGCTGAGGCGGTACCGAAAGATTTGATGCATTGGACCAATGGAAGAGCACTTATCGCCACGGGGAGCCCCTTTGAGAGCGTCAAGATGAAGGTTGATGggaaggacatggaattttt TATTGCAGAGTGCAATAATGCACTGATATACCCCGGGCTCGGATTTGGATCTATATTGTCAAATTCGAGGAAAGTGACAGATACCATGCTTATTGCAGGAGCCAAGCGCCTAGCAGCGCTTTCCCCTGCTATCAGCAGTACAGATGATGGAGAGTATAATGGTGCATCACTGCTACCCGACTTTGGAGATTCCCCTCAGGTGAATTTTGAAGTTGGAGTCACCGTTGCAGAACAGGCTGTTCGAGAGGGTACCTCTACAGCTGATTGGTCTGGAAGTACGGACGAGGAAAGGGAGAAGGCTGTCCAAGAAGTGCGCAGGAGAGCAGAGAAGATGGTATGGGTTCCGATATATCCAGAGTACATTTATGACCCAAGTGGCTTGAACGATGCGTAA